ACCAACATATAGGCGTTGGTGAATTTCTTGAGTGTCCTAGCTTGCGTACGTTGGTGAGGAGGAATTAACCCGTTAAGCATATCTCCACCGTAGTTATCCTCTAATACCTCTTTGTCCGTCACAGGCGTCACCCGGTCATCATCGAATTTAAACCATCTGCCATCCTTTTCTGGCTTAATAAGGGCGAAGTAATGACCACCATGTAAATCACCTGAATGTACGAGAACACCATGTAGCTTATAGACATGAGATTGCGAGCGGTCGGCGCCTTCTTCAAGGAATTCGGCGAGATCGATCTCGAATGGGAACTCATGTCTATCGTTGATCTGGCATACGTGTGTAAGCTGCGCGTACAAGCGGAATTTTTTCACCATGagctcaccttcaccaAAGCATCCTTCTCGATATCATACTCAAATCTCCTCAGTTGCATATGTAATACCGGAGGAAGCGCTTTGAATATGACACCCTTCTTTGCGGCCTGAAGACCATGACCCTCTGCCATATATTTGTTGTCCCCATCTAATGTTTCAACTGAGACGTATTCACGGAATGAGTCACGAAGATTTTTGATGCCCTTTATGGTCAATTGTATATCTGAAAGCAGATGTTTAAGCAAAATCATGGAGACATTCCAGCGAAATCAGCTTACCATAAAATTCTTCAGTTACCGAACTTTCATAATCCACATCAATACATTTGATATAGTTCTTCATAGATCCCTTGAACAACCTTGGAATCGCTCCTTCAGCAGGAGTacctttcatctttatttctaatttatcttgtAATATTCTAGAGAATTCCTGCACATCATGCTGCATAAACGAATCCAGCGATTTCCAACCGAAAGATTTTGTCAATTCCGTCGTTCCGACCGGTTGATTCGATGTTTGCAGATGATAGAATACTCTTTGTAAAGCTAAGGCGAGGGATTCTGAAGGTATGTCTCCCTCTGTTGGTATTTGGTACACAGCCTATATTCCTCGCTTAGCTTATGCTTTGATAGATATTCAAGACAAGACAGATTTGAACTCACTCTTCGGAAGTAATTTGTGCAAAACAAAGATTGTAACAGCGAGTTCATGTAACAAGTAGCACCTTGATTCTTCAATCCTACGTGTCCAGTCTCCTTCTTCGAGTCATAGCTATACACCGATTCTAGTCAGAAACCGAAGGCAGATGGAGCGTGAAACATCCTCACTCACTTCACAAAGTTGTGCCAAAGCACACCCGTTGGATCCTTCAATACTCTTACAAATGCAGTGATCTCcacttcatcattctctATTGTCGGCCGTGTCTTGCCATTGGCTGTGTCCGCAGTATACAATTTTCgtaaatcaacaaaacGCGTAAAACCCCAATCACATTCCTCAGCAACGAATCTGTGGTGTGCGTCTATCGGATAGAAAGATTTCCGTATTAGCGGCTTGGTGACGACTTTCACATATAGATAATTAGACTTACGACTCGAAGTTTGAATCGTAGGATCCCAGGGATTCGAGATTGCTAAACAGAATTGAGCACATGCATGCCAACCTTCCGGTGCTGTTTTGGGGTTTGCGTAATCCAGATAAACTGAAACCATATCATTTGGTTGTCCATTTGCATTTCCCTGGGGGAACAGTAAAATACGCCTACCATGGCGATTTAGCAAGGTTCGCAATTGCAAAGTCGTATAAAAGCTATAAATTCAAGAGCTCACCATTTGTGTCCACCGCAACTGAATTCAGGTCCAACTATCCTCTTTGCCTGCTGACTCCAGTGTTCGATACGCCATGTTTGTGCTTGGAAGTCCTCGATCTCAAGTCCTAAGTCCGGCATCGCCTTCGCCGCGTAGGCTTCGACTATACGATGAAGTTCTAGGTTAGCGGAGCAAATCACATCGTGGCAGACACCAGATGGAATAGAGATCAAGGCTAGGTGGTAGACGGCGGAAGTCCACCGGTAAGATAATGAGGACGGATGATGAGAATTCGCGTATCGAAACCAATGTGATGGATCTTATCAATTAATAGATGAATGAGGGGGATGGGTGTGATGCGCATGCTTGATATACCACGTGATTGTGGACACGAACAGCGAATGAGCACTCACAGTCCTGAACATTTGGTAAATCCTCTACCTCCAATGGCGCTGGaccattctcatcaatgatgatatcCGTCACGTCGTTTTGCTGCTGCTATTTTTGGCATATTTGTCAGTTTCGGCTGTATCTTGTGTGTTTTCTGCGACAGAGGTGAATGCGGACTCACCATATTGATACAGCTTATTTCGGCGAACGTTGGAATGAAAGTGGAGGATGGGATGAAGGCAACAGATGGAGTTTAAGGTTGTTGCTTAtttatctatatatatatatatgtgtGTGATGCGCGAGTCTTGCTTTTGATGTATAAGCAACTGAAACGTTACTAGGGGTATATTGTAAAGTGACAAGTCGATCAATGATAtagatgacgaagatgtTTATATTGATAGAAGATATGTTTATCGATGATCAGTCAGCTTAATCTTTTGGTTTAATCTATCATTTCTTTACAATATAAATATGATTCATAATATATTATTCAACCTTATTAATAGTACTAATAGTATCGTCGTCAGCGACATAGCTTGTACCGACGAACACACTCAACCGAACCGGTAGTATATATTAATTACTCGTGCTAATGGGATCTTTGCCACATGCTTTGCCCTAACGGAGATAACCGGTAATTATTACAGTGGCACATATAATAAATTCACCAAATTGGTCGAAATATATTCACTATCAATTTAGGATATAAACGTCCTCCGTCTGTGTAGATGACTCTTTGCattccttttcttccaTTATATCTTTTGTCTGATCTGCATAATTATACACAATATATCGACATGCAACATCATATTCTTAATCACACATTCCTGATCCTATTCGATATACACATTCTCACCCATACCCGCGGTTCTTAGATCCACGTCCGGAAAGAATATCCCCCATATTCCTTATACTTTCTTccatttgtttttttttgaatatatGGAAGAAATagtatttgattgaaaaggGTTAAAGGTTCTTTCGCCTGCTCTACCAAGCAGTGCTATTGGTCGTTGTATGAGTCAACCCGTGGAAAAACAAATACcttaatttttttaattttttttttctttattcaatttttttatcgttttgataaaaagaataagaagaaagattaagattttgattataaatCGttttgattaaatcaaaaaggtTGCTTCAATGGGTGTTTTTatatattttcttttcttttgtatattatcattgaaaagatttttTTAACGCTTTTAGCAGATATATATTAGACTAATCAAGCGATCATTTATATATGTAATAATTGTGAGTAaacttttcattttcaaacAATCAAACAATCATTACCTATCTCTTCTAATCACAAATCaaccatcttctttatGATGAAAAAAACTTTCCTAATCGTATTCACACTGTGCTATTTTCCCTTGATCCGGAAAAATGCGCGTAAACATTTTACAACGGTATCTGATCTATTCAACCAATTCATACCTATTCcttattatcatttgtcaaaaaaaaaaaatggGAATGATTGAAGCTGACTTGATACTTCTTTGAAATGTCGCTTAGATCGTGATTCATGCATTGAAATgtaattatcaattttcgCATCATTCGCAATGAGTTTTTTGTTTCGTCAATTCCCTGCTTgcatctttcaaatttcgaatttcgaatttcgattttcaacagtttattattttctcCAGTATTTATAACAACTtttgattcatcttgtttTTATATTGATCCCAATCATCGTCAAAACAACTCCCCATTACTGAAAGGTTCTCGTTCTCATAATTTTACGACGAGCGCTCTCAAATATGAggaaataataaattcCACTTCGACTCATGGATTTCGTCTTTATTCGTTGCTTttgtattattatttaGGTGTGGATAAGGTCGATTGAAGAGTCAAAGACAACAATTATACATCATGCaatttttatatatacaaaattTTTACTCATAGAACAGATGGCATTGAGATCGTtcataattcatcttcgcATCTTAATCAACTAACTTGATAGTGAAAATCAAGACGTACATACTTTCAAACTAGCTTCAACACCTTGTTTGAAACCATGTTCCCATTCCCAAGTTGCTTTACCCAATTTTTTTccactttgattttcatattcaatttttcttctattcATCCATTGTGATATGAAACCTATTTGACTTGTTCCAGAAGGATGagataaaaacaaaatggAATCATCCCAACCTTGAGAAAAACCAGGTGCGAATACAGTTGGATCAGGTGATCCACCATGAGATGACCAATAACCAGTATGAGAATCTAAGTAATTtcgaattttgattttaacgTTACCATTGCATACTTATAATGGAGTCAAGCAAAAAAgtatcaaatgataataacTCACTATGAGCTTCATGTAACTCCCTTTCCTTTACTCCTTGAGGAGGATGTCCTTTAAAATTCTTTCCTCCAACCCaattaggtaaaatttCCGCTCTATTAGCATCTTTTGCAGACCAACCTGCATCCCATCCATCACCTTTTTTAAAAGTCCAAAACCAATAACCTGAtgtatcattttcaaataattctaATTGAGTTTTAACAAATTCTCTTCTTTGAGAATCTTTTTCAGTATCTGAAATATTtccaaaagaattagaatctAAAGAAGCAGACCATTCTCCAATTATTAATGATCTTTTAGAAATttcactttgattttttaattcaatttgaaaattttcttttaattcttttgaatgTTGATATCctgatttttttttatcagATTCTGTAAAACATCTatataaatgatgatctaATACAATAAAATCTTTATCATGTTGACctacaaaagaagaataatgTCCTGTATCCCATGCATCTGAGATATATAATGGGAAATCAAATGGTACAATTGAACggatttcttcaatagtTGATTTATACCATCCttgtaattttgaattattggCTGGTTCATTAAGTAATTCTAATCCTACAATATGAGGTATATTACATAATTCTGAAGCTAAAAATCGAAGTGctaaagaagttgaagctaaatttgaatgttTATCCCAGAATCCAACTTTGCCTTTTGATAAACCGGCATGGgctgaaaaagataaatccAGGCGAGTAAGCATTCAATTCACCAAGCAATAAATATTACTGACCGTCACTATTTTGCGCACCAGCAGCCCCATGTAGATCTGCGAATAGACCGGATTAGCTGAAATCTCATCCTAAGCGAATCCGCCTAGCTTACCTATCAATACACCCAAGCCGTATTCCCCAGCCATTTCGATAGCTCGTTTTATTCTACCCCATGCACCTTCGAAAATATGATGGAAAGGTTCGAAATCTGTTCCTTTAAGTACTTCGGGAAGAGGTCCACATAAATGATAGTATGATATCTAGATTACCGAGAGTATTATTCAGTTATATAACGATGAGCAGTGTTGGGTTGGAGTtaggaggaagaagagatgcAAGGATGTAGCGAACACTTACAGGTATTCTAACGGAATTGAATCCTCTATCTTTTATCCATTTccaatcttcatctcttaTCCAAGTATCCCAATGTTCTTCTAAAATTCTCTTTGCATCTTTTCCTGATGCAACGTCAAAATCACTTTGTCCAGGTTGTGAAGCATTTCTAAATACATTTTGACAAATCCATCTTTCAAGTGAAAACCATGATCCTAAATTAACACCTCTTTGTTGTCTATATCTAAATATTGCATTTTGTCCAAGTTGTATAGGTTGATGAGAAGTGGGGAAATCATatgaaggggaagaagtatgaaattgatctttgaatttatcGAATACACCCATTGTACTGTTGTCTGCAAGCTCCAGGAGGCTATTTCGGAGTGAAAGATGAGTGTATTACCTTAAGATGTAGCACTGTAAATCTACTCgcaatttcattatcaactATCTCTCACAATCTGTTTTTAGGATATATCCTGACGTCAGATATCCGCGTGCCTGAGATTTTAACTATAACACGtggaatgatgatgatgatgatacatATGGTTCGTTTCAGGtttgttttgataatttaacGTCATTAGCTTCGAGCAATTTATTCACCTTGAAAATATACATATCCCCCAgtaaatttcaataaattcaaagtTGCAACATTAATATACGCAACTTTCAATTCCGTAGTATTTCGATCCATCAGTACGTGAAAGCGCCAATATGGGTGACGCACTTGTAAGTTTGTCATTTCtctttccaattccaaGCTTAGCTGACATGAGACGCTATGTAGGCTGTTGAAGACCAAAGGTCCATTCTGAGTGTTACGTCAATTGTACCAGAACCAGTAAGTGATATTCTCTCGAGCTGATGGAGGATAATTCAAGCTAATATTGCTACTCGTCCGTATCATTAGGATTCTATCACGAGTAAGTAGACAACTATCGCATTCCCTGATTGCGGCTGATATGTCAAACTTATTAGAGCTCGTTAAAAGATGTCGAGCATTAATCTTAAAATTACTTCCTGtcgaagttgaattatCCCAAATATCAGATGCGACAAGTAGTATAATTACTCCGCAAGTAATTGCTGCTTTTGCTAAGGCAGGTGGAGATTTTGGCGAATCAGTTCCATTCTGGTAAGTCTCCAGAATTAACActcaatatatatatatggtAAATTctaaagatgattttcaCTATACAGTCTCCTTCGAGCTAAAGCTACATTTATGAAAGAAGCATATGCCAATCCCGCAGATTACGATGAGAATCTTTGTAGAGCAGTAGCAGCTGAATGTTTAGCTCGAAGAATTGTACATAATTTACCTATTGATAGACTTGAGTCCGTCATGAGTACAAGATATAAATATAGAGAGAGTGATGGAGATGATTCTGCTCCTATCAGTGCATTGGAAACAGCTATCGATCAACATTCTACTGTACGTTTTCGTTTGTTTGTCAAGAACCAGTTactataaatataaatatatataaacCTCCACACCAAGGACATCCCAAAGTCGTAGCCTTCTTGCCTCCGTAATTGTTACCGATACCGAACGAGAGCTAATACGACGATTTTAGATCTTCCTCTCCTCGTCTGAAGCTCAACATGTGGTTAATTCACTATGGAAGGGAGACTGGGTACAACGTAACAATGAAAATATGGATATCGACTACGTTCCATACGAAAGAAGCGAGTCTAATAGGTTTTGGGATCATCTCAATCCCGAAAGGTTGAGTGTACCTAGATACCAAAGTATCTTCAGAATCATAGTTTGGTTTGTCTTCCTATATGGTAAGTCTTGTGCGTGTCAATATGGCATTGCCGCTAACAACAAGCCTAGTCTACTCACAAAGTGTGCAAAGGTAAGAGTAAAGGCAAAGAGAGATGACTATTAAAAACAAGCTGACCTAACACACTCGTCAACAGTCCACTTGATACCCTGGATCCGTACAGAAATTGGGATTGGGCAGAAGTGGTTTTGTATGTAATGGCTATTGCGTTTTTAGTAGAAGGTAAGCTGTCCTCCTCTGATATGACGAGCTGACCATTCTGAGCTGACATATTACCCATCAATAGAGATCACCAAGATGTTCAAGGTAAAGTCTTTCCGTTGATTACAAGCTATACTGAGCACGACTGACTGAACATGATCTTACAGATCATACGTATCGCAAACAGACCCATGGCCACGATTGTAAGTCTCTCTTAAAAAACATCCCATACTCAATGGCTGAGTTCATGGGACAATATTAGGGCTTTTGGACTATTGTCAACTTCCTCACAGATGGCCTACTCTTGACCGCGTTCGCTCTGCGAGTAGTTGGTTTGTCGCTCGACTCGAGCAAAGATGAGCAAGCCGCTTTACTCCATTTTAGAAGTTTCCAAGTTCTAGCTTGTGTTGCTCCGTTGATATGGATGAAACTTGTAGGTCATCCACCTTGTTCACTCCTACGGCGCAATGCGAATGCAATGCTAATCTTCTGTGTGGCGTAGTTGACTGTCTTCGACAACTATAAAACTGTGCGTAAGGTGGAGGGATGAAGCGAAGCAGTGTTTGATTGACGATGCGTATAGGTCGGATCCCTGCAAGTGGTTGTTACTCGGATGCTGTAAGTAAGCTGCGATTGTACTTCGAAATCGTCCTGCTGATCAGCTGGGTAGTCGAGAATCGAcgatctttttcattttgtaaGTCCTCTTCTTCGACGAGAGGTGATTAGACACTGATAAGTACTCAGACTGGGCATCATGGCTGTCGGTTTCGTACAAGTGAGTGCTACTCTTAGTGCAGCTGACTGCCAGAGCTAATACCAACTTCTAGTCAATGTATGCTCTTGATGCTGCAGACGGCGAGACTGGCGGAACTGCGATCGTTGTgaacaatttgattcaagCTCTCTTAGGGTGAGCGGTCTCTGCCATCTCGGGCAACGATAGCCTGCTTGACTGACGTTATTGAATCGCATCGCAGGTCGCCAGATTTCGATTCGCCAAGCGAACGATTCGGCTATCCCTTCGGtttaatcattttctaCGGATGGAATTTCATCTCCAGCATTATTCTCGTCAACGTTCTTATTGCTCTCTTTGGGTCAGCGTACCAAGATGTCACTGACAATGAGACGGACGAGTATTTGGTCTTCTTCGCGCACAAGACTATCGATCTGTAAGTCTATGCTTGCAGTCAGTCTAAAGGTTTGTGGAAGAGCTAATTAGTCCTGGCGATCTGGCAGAATTCGAGCTCCCGATTCTTTTGTCTAGTATGTTTAGCTTCATTATCTGATGAAGCGGGATACGGCTGATGGTGTAGATAGTATCGCGCCGTTCAATTTGATCGAAGCCATTCTCATTGCTCCTTTAGAGTAAGTCCTCTGAATTGATATCTTACATTACACGGGTTATACTGATGTTCCTGGCGATGTAGATGGgttttacctaaagaatGGTATATAACGTTGAATCGATATGTCATGTCGACGTTATTCTTCGTTCCCTTGACTTTGATCGCTTTCTTTGAATCACAGATATCTCATTCTAGATCACAAAGACTTCGAGCATATTTCTCTGGACCTCcacctgatgaagaaggagatcCCAAAGTGGAAAATCCTACcgttgaagatgattctcAAGGTGAGATTAGTAAAgtgaaatttgaagatctcGTAAAAGTGTTCCCAAAGTACGTATATCCCGGGCCCTAGCTCGATAATGAAGTCCGTCGAAATGAGTCTGATGCTGACAgtttcttgatcatcagTACTGCGTTGACCGAGGGCGCTCTGGTGCAGAAAGAAATTAAGGATTTGCGAAATCAAATGGAGAAATTAGAGAGGCTACTCGGGGGACAAAACAAAGAGAAGTCATAAAGCAGTGTTATGCCGCGTATAGGACTTGGTTGTTGAGTATTGTCTGTATGATGGACTCATACATGCACAAGCAGGTGGGAGTGATCATTTAGTGAAAGTAGAGTAGTATGCATGCATGAATGAATGGATGGATGGATGTAATAGTGCCACAAACGGAGTTAAGTGTATAAACATGTCATTCAGTGCATCGCTCATTGGCTCTGCTGGCTTATATTTAACTTTGAGTGGAAGGTGCCACCAAGTTTGAAGTTGAGACGCATCTCTAATCTGCTGCTCATCGACAGACAATTAATTCACGATCTCACTTTTACTATTATCTATATTGGGATTCACTCAATTATAAAGCTGCATAGTCAGCCATTGAAGtaaaaattatcatttcattgaaattgaaaaagtatcgatcaagatgattAGAAATTTAAGACCAATAATTCGAAAtgtatcatcttcatcttcttcaaaatctcaATTTAGattaatatcaaattcaactttgagATCTATGGCTACTCCTGCTGTTGAACCTAGTCCAGTTAGAGCTCATTCTGTAGAAGAGTGAGTATAGTTtacatttctttttataAAAGATCGATTATCATATTATTCGAATCAATGTGTTACgatttagaattagaagttTCCAAGTATACTGATAGTTGTTTCTGTATTACTATAGATTACATAGTTTATCGGCTGAAGagattttaaaagaaggtaCATCAAGGAAAGATGCTCAAATGAGACATTTCACAGGTACATTTTTattccatttgatattaATATCGATCCAGGCTGATAATCGTAAAATAGTTAATTTTGGTCCTCAACATCCTGCTGCTCATGGTGTGCTTCGATTGATTCTCGAATTGAACGGAGAAGTAAGTTTACTATTTCACTTATTAAACATAATCATGaaaaatattgatgatgaagaattaggaaATTTTACGTGCCGATCCTCATATTGGATTATTACATAGAGGTActgaaaaattaattgaatataaAAATTATACTCAAGCTTTACCATATTTCGATCGATTAGATTATGTATCTATGAGTAAGTCTTACATTCATCATCCATTTGATCTAAATGATCAACGCTGATGATTTGTATAGTGACCAACGAGTTATCGTATACACTTGCTGTTGAGAAATTGTTAAATATCGAAGTTCCCGAAAGAGCTAAATGGATTAGAACGTTATTCGGAGAGATCACTCGTGTTCTTAATCATTTGATGGCTGTTTTGACGTGAGTAAAATTAGCCTTCCATCGTTTATTATCATCTAGGCTCTATATACTGATTGATATAACTTGATTTCGGTTTTTAGCCACGCGATGGATGTTGGTGCACTTACACCATTCTTATGGGGTTTCgaagaaagagagaaaTTAATGGAATTTTATGAAAGAGTTTCAGGTGCTAGAATGCACGCTGCATATATAAGACCTGGTGGTGTAgcttttgatttacctcATGGAATGTTAgatgatattttcaaatggGCAACTCAATTTTCAAGTAGAgtagatgaaattgaagaagttgtaACTGGAAATAGAATTTGGAAAGGTAGAAcaattggaattggtaCTGTTACAGCTCAACAAGCTTTAGATTATAGTTTCTCTGGTGTTATGTTAAGAGGTTCAGGTGTACCATGGGATATCAGGTTAGTTCAGATCGGTTATCAAAGAGTTCTCTGATGAGATTAAAAGCTAAAGCTAATatgaatttattttttgaaatttttttttagaaaAGTAGCACCATATGACGCATatgataaagttgaatttgatattccaGTTGGAAAAAATGGTGATTGTTATGATAGATATTTATGTCGAGTACAAGAATTTAGAGAATCTTTAAGAATTATTGATCAATGTTTAAATAAAATGCCAACTGGTGCAGTAAAAGTTGATGATCATAAAATTGTACCACCACCTAGAGCAAGTATGAAAGAAAGTATGGAAGctttaattcatcatttcaaagtgagtttgagtttttctttcaaaaaaaattgttgaaaaatgaaattttcaCTTGAAATTCTaaatattgtttttttttttttaatagATCTTTTCAGAAGGTTATACTGTACCTCCAGGTGAAACttattcttcaattgaagcACCAAAAGGTGAAATGGGTGTTTATTTAGTTTCAGATGGTTCAAATAGACCTTATAAATGTAAAATTAGAGCACCAGGATTTGCACATTTACAAGGTTCTGATTTTATGATGAGACATCAATTTTTACCTGATGCTGTAGCTATTATAGGTACAATGGATTTAGTATTTGGTGAAGTGGATCGATAAGGATAAAAAACTTTAGGTTTTTAAAAAGTTGATGTAGGTTGTAAGATAGtttgaatattttgattcttttttttttttttccaaaaaagaactttatatatatttttatGCATTcatatttgaattgatcaaattgattatttatattAACTTATTTTACCgaaaaaaaccaaaatatGCAAATTGTCAAATTGTCAAGTTGTCAAATTAATTATTATAAAATTGAATCGAATTAACCCCGAATTTTATAAGTATTTTATATCATACTTTTATATACATGAAGAATagatcaattttgattaaattg
The sequence above is a segment of the Kwoniella pini CBS 10737 chromosome 3, complete sequence genome. Coding sequences within it:
- a CDS encoding NADH-ubiquinone oxidoreductase 49 kDa subunit, whose product is MIRNLRPIIRNVSSSSSSKSQFRLISNSTLRSMATPAVEPSPVRAHSVEELHSLSAEEILKEGTSRKDAQMRHFTVNFGPQHPAAHGVLRLILELNGEEILRADPHIGLLHRGTEKLIEYKNYTQALPYFDRLDYVSMMTNELSYTLAVEKLLNIEVPERAKWIRTLFGEITRVLNHLMAVLTHAMDVGALTPFLWGFEEREKLMEFYERVSGARMHAAYIRPGGVAFDLPHGMLDDIFKWATQFSSRVDEIEEVVTGNRIWKGRTIGIGTVTAQQALDYSFSGVMLRGSGVPWDIRKVAPYDAYDKVEFDIPVGKNGDCYDRYLCRVQEFRESLRIIDQCLNKMPTGAVKVDDHKIVPPPRASMKESMEALIHHFKIFSEGYTVPPGETYSSIEAPKGEMGVYLVSDGSNRPYKCKIRAPGFAHLQGSDFMMRHQFLPDAVAIIGTMDLVFGEVDR